One region of Cheilinus undulatus linkage group 4, ASM1832078v1, whole genome shotgun sequence genomic DNA includes:
- the bglapl gene encoding bone gamma-carboxyglutamate (gla) protein, like: MKTLTLLFVAAFLSVCWSMGAVEPEVVVDPEADTAATADPGTAAADTSSASSSSSESDSSSDSTSDSNSSSDSSASDSDSGSDSSASSSSSSSSSSSSSESSESSESSESDEADSSDSDSASDSSSSSSSSSSSSESTEDAAEAQTDAPVVMKRDLAAVLLRRRRAAPAGEPTPLQLESLREVCETNVDCDEMADAQGIIAAYTAFYGPPPF; this comes from the exons ATGAAGACCCTGACTCTCCTCTTCGTCGCTGCTTTTCTGTCAGTGTGCTGGTCCATGGGAG CTGTTGAACCAGAGGTCGTTGTGGACCCTGAAGCAGACACAGCTGCAACTGCAGACCCAGGAACCGCCGCTGCTGACACatcctctgcctcctcttcctcctctgagtCGGATTCATCCTCAGACTCTACATCTGACTCCAACTCTTCCTCCGACTCTTCAGCATCTGATTCCGACTCAGGCTCAGACTCAtcagcctcctcttcctcatcatcttcctcctcctcttcctcctctgaatCCTCAGAGTCCTCTGAGTCCTCCGAGTCTGACGAGGCTGACTCCTCTGACTCCGACTCTGCATCTgattcctcctcttcttcttcatcctcatcatcttcGTCAGAGTCTACTGAAGATGCTGCTGAAG ccCAAACAGATGCTCCAGTTGTGATGAAGAGAGACCTGGCTGCTGTTCTCCTGAGGAGAAGAAGAGCAGCCCCAGCAGGAGAGCCCACCCCTCTGCAGCTGGAAAG CCTGAGAGAGGTGTGTGAGACTAACGTGGACTGTGACGAGATGGCGGACGCTCAGGGCATCATTGCTGCATACACGGCTTTCTACGGCCCACCCCCCTTCTAA